The Vulpes vulpes isolate BD-2025 chromosome 1, VulVul3, whole genome shotgun sequence genome contains the following window.
GGAAGTCAGTAGCATTCAGTCCTATTTGAATTTGCAAAGAGTCCTATGGATGCTGTTGTCAGGTTTCAGAGCCAGGTCTAAAATTAAGACCCAATATTATGTGCAGCACTGATGTCTAGAAACCTTGAGGATCTCAAATGGCCACAGTGCTGCTTCTCCTCCTACTCTGCTCCCAGAAATAAGATCTCCTAACCAAACAGCATTCTTACCAAAGGGATCTGAAGCAGttcctgcttatccctctgtaGTTGGTTTCAGTTCCCTACCTGCTCATGGAGTTACTAAGATAAGTCAGCAGCATCTTCCCAGGGGAGACAGGAGTACCTCTTTCTATTGATATTACAAAGCTTGGGTCTAAAAACCATTAGCTGTTCACTCTTTCCTGGAGTGGAACCCCCATGTGGCCCTGTGTGGCTTGTGGCGTCCTCCTCTCCCACATTGTGAATATGTATGGTTAGAAAAGTGCTGTCAGTTTCATCTGTCCAGTGTTAGGTGTCTATGTTTGGCCATCCCTGTAAACCTGGCACTCAATCCCATCCTCACTAGTGGGGTGAAGAGGAGGTGATTGAAGTATAGTTATGTATAATTGTAAAGCCAAAGAGATGCCTAGGATATGCAGGGCAGTAAGCTGGTGGTAGCCATGGGCATATGGCAGTGTCTGGAAAAGTGGGAGATATGCAATCTAAAGAATGATGTGTACTTGTAGAGGGAGTATGCCTGATGCCCCAGGCCCTGGTATTGAGAATTGCATGGTTTGTCCATACTAGGGGAATTGCTTAGCAGAAAGGAgtgagtggggtgcctgggtggctcagtcagtgaagcatttgcctctggctcaggttacaatcccagggtcctgggatccagccccacatcaggctccctgctccgcggaGGGCCTGGTTTTCCATTTCCCTGTGACTGTTATTCTACCTAcaatgctctctttctctgtcaaataaataaataaaatcttaaaaaatgaaaagaaatgagtgaGTGCCTCTGTGCCAGACCTTTGTTTGATACCTTTTTATCCACCTGCCTTGTTCATGGCCGGTGCCTATGATCAACGGGCATGTGAGGAGACAGCGGCATCAGCGGTGCTGGGGCCTGGTTTCTCTTCTGTGTTGGATACTTAAGAGGAGGATGAGTGAGGGGCAGGTGCGGAGGGGATGGATTGCCATTTTTTAGGGAAAAGCTACGTATGGTTTCATCTGTCTCCATCTTACAGGGCACTGTGACCTTTGAGGATATCGCCATGTATTTCTCCTGGGAAGAATGGGATCTTCTtgatgaggctcagagacaccTGTACCaggatgtgatgctggagaacttAGCACTTATAACCTCCTTGGGTAAGACCCTCAACCCCACCTTTCTGCCCTGAACGATTCTCTCCCTTTTCGTTTTTTGCCAAGGGCAGGTCTGTCCTCCCATCATGATCAtggtctctgtttctttccccacttCCTTAAGTAGGCAGtgtgctgggctgggctgagatGTGTGTGCACTGCTACTCCTTGAACAGCCCTGACACCGGCTACTCCTAAGCCTCTCAGAAAAGGAACCGGGGTCAGGAGTGTTCCAGTTGGCCCAGGGGATCCCACTTTTCGTGCTTTCTCCCTTCCAGGTGACATTCAGTAACAAAGCACCTGAGTATCCAATTTCTCCAAAGGTTCCACTTTCTACTCTCTTCCTCTGGCTGACATATCCTCATTCCTTTTTGTGCCATAAATTGCCATCACTGACCATCACTGTTACATAGACCACAGTTTGTTCTTGCAAGACCCTccttggaagttttctttcctgtatGCTGCATGTGCTGAGCTGTTCTTGGCCAGTGCTCAGTTATCTCCCCAGTCTTTCTCTTATTAGTACTTGCATCATCCCAGGACCACATAGTTGCTTGTCTTGTGGTTGTGGTGGAGAGTCCATTGTGGTTCACACATTAGATACGAACCCAGCTGCAGCAAGATGGGCTCAGAGGAAGCCTGGCTCTGAACAGGGCTGTGTACACATAACACCAGAAACATCCCACATGACTGGTCTTTTGTTGGTAATGACAATGGTCCCCACACTTCATATCTGCCTTTTCTTCCCCATTCTTCACACTTAGGTGACTAGTCAACTGCTGTTCATCGCTTATACTCTTACTTCCTGTCCAGGCCTAATCTGCACCTCTCTGGACTCCACGTCTGGACCATTTTAGTCACTGCTTCATTTAGGGTACTCGTCTCATTGGCTCCTATGTATTGTGTCATGACGTATATGTACATTCTTGAACTCTGGCCTCTCTTTCACTATTGAATTCTCCTGGGCCTGAACACATCCTTCTGCACAGCAGACTAGGTCCTGTTGAAAGTTATGTGTAGACCTTGTCTCTCCCCAGTGTGTTTCTTTCACCTCACAAATGCTCCTGTACCCCTGTTTTGTGATCATTAGTGGCCCAAGGCTGCTGAATTCAAACCTCAAATCCTGTAAACAGTCTTGTGGACTCATTTCTGGGTTTGTTAGACACACTTGTGTACCAGCTGCCTACCCATGAAAGTCACTGTGCACTTCACCAGCATTTCCTGCTTTCAGGTTGTGAGCATGGAGCAGAGGATGAGAAGGCCCCTTCTGAGCAGAGCGTTTCTGTAGAAGGAATATCACAGGTCAGGATTCCCAAAACAGGTCTTCTTTCCCAGAAGGCCAACCCCTATGAGGTATGCGGTCCAATCTTGAAAGACAGTTTTCACTTGGCTGAGCACTGGGAAACACAATTCAGTGAGAAACTGTATACCAGTGGGACACATGGGAAAAGATTCTATTTCAGCGAAAACCTTCATCACAAAAAGCAGCACGTGAGAGATCAGCCCTTTGGAAGCAACATAAGCAGAGCTTCAGTGGTAGTCAAGAGTTGCAGATTGCAAGTTTCAGGGAAGCCCTTTATCTGTGGGGAGGTTGGAAAGGACTTCCTGGCCAGCTCAGGATTCCTCCAGCAACCAGCCACACACACTGGAGAGAAGTCAAACAGTGGAACTGAATGCAGGATGGCCTTCCCCAAGGGAAAGACTCAACACCACTGGGGAGACTGCACAGAAGCTTTCAGCCACAAGCACACATTTACCCATCACCAGAGAGTCCGCCCTGGAGAAAGATGTTACatgtgcagtgaatgtgggaaatcttttaGCCATAACTCAAGCCTTATTAAACACCAAAGAGTTCACAcaggagaaaggccttatgagtgTGGGGAATGTGGGAAATCCTTTAGCCAAAGCTCCAACCTCTTTCAGCATCGgagagttcacactggagaaaggccttatgagtgcggtgaatgtgggaaatcttttaGCCAGAGCTACAGCCTCAATAACCATCGGaaagttcacactggagaaaggccaTTTGAGTGTGGAGAATGTGGCAAATCCTTTAGTCAAAGATCTAACCTCAttcaacatcagagaattcacactggagaaaaaccttacgagtgcagtgaatgtgggaagtCCTTTAATCAAAGCTCTGCACTCTTGCAGCACCATACCATTCATACTGGAGAACGGCCCTATGAGTGCAATGAATGTGGGAAGTCCTTTACCTACAATTCCAGTCTCTTAAAACATCAGAAAGTCCACACAGGATCAAAGCCTTATGAGTGCAGTGAATGTAGGAAATCTTTTAGCCAGAATTGCAGCCTTGTTCTACACCTgagagttcacactggagaaaggccttatgagtgcAGCAAATGTGGAAAATCTTTTAGCCAAAGCTCTGCACTCCTTAAACACCAtagagttcacactggagaaaggccaTATGAGTGCAGTGAGTGTGGGAAGTCCTTTAGACGAAGCTCCAACTTCAGTGACCATCGgagagttcacactggagaaaggccttataAGTGTAACCAGTGTGGGAAATCTTTTAGTAAAAGCTCTGGCCTCACTCGAcaccagagaattcatactggttTGGGCATCATAAATGTCTTGAATGAGAAAGCCATTAGCCAAAGGCCTTATTACCTCATTGATTACCACAAAATTCACATGGGAAAAACAACTTAGATGTGTAGCAAATGTATTTCCTTGTTCAGTATAACAACACTCAAGGAGATCTCTTTTGAGGGTGCCATCTGCCTAAATTGAGTCTCATACAtccaaacatcaaaataaattccaggtatggggacgcctgggtggctcagtgcttaagcgtctgccttcggctcagggtgtgatcctggggtcctgggatcaaatcccacatggggctccctgcatggagcctgcttctccttctgcctgtgtccctgcctctctctctctgtgtctcaagaataaataaatcaaatcttaaaaaaaaaaattccaggtatGTAGGAGCTGCATCACATTTGAGCATAGTCCTGTGTCAGATTTTTATTACTGTTGGTTCTGGAGCAGCACCCGTTTACCTCTACCACCTGCAGATGTCCACACGTGCATCATTTATCTACCCTGACCTGTTCAGGGAAGTTAACCTTGGTATTTGCCCATTCACTGGTAAACGTGTGGGAAGCCAGAGTactcattcctttctctctgatTAGTTAAGGCATGGATGGCCCAGTTGTGGTCCAGAGGACTCCATCTGAGTTCTGCTGATGACCTGAAAAGTCACCTTTTTTAGGGATATTATTGGTCTGGTGACTCTTGTGATGGCATTTCTAGCCCCCAAGTTACCAACCCAGGAACAGCCTTCCTCCATTAATCTGATTTGTGCTATAACAAAGCCCTTATTGTTTAAGTCACCTTTATCTTGAGAGTTATTCACTTTATGGGATGGTTTTGGAGCAACAGAACAACAGGAGAAACAGCTCCTGTGAGCACCCCAATGTTTGTGTGCATCAGAGGGCTGGAAGAGTGGTAGTCCTCTCTCTGGTTTGGCTCTTGTTTGTGTTGTTGCCCCATGCCTCAAAGGAAATTACATAGGATTTTATGGTTAAATTGTAGCCTGGGTGGCAGGACATTTTGTGGTGTCAGAGCTCCCCCTGAAGGGGTGCAATGGTGACAACCTCCAGTACTTCTGGGAACAACATAAAATTGTTCTTTGGTTTGCTGGGAATATGGCATTGTGCTCAGCACTGGGGAAGAAATCTGTTCCCAGGTCCTGCAGAGGAGTGATGGACACCAATGTCCAGAATTCTGTGTGGTGGTGTCAGTGGCTGAAAGATTATAGGAGGAATCCTAATTGTACGCAAATAATAGATGAATAGAGAGTACAGGAGACTGCACCAAACTGGTTGAAATGTGCCTTTTTTAAAAGGGCacttatgggcagcccgggtggctcagcggtttagcacctgccttcggcccagggcatgatcctggagtccccggattgagtcccacatcgggctccctgcatggagcctgcttctccctctgcctgtgtctctgcctctctctgtgtctctcatgaatgaatgaatgaatgaataaataaataaataaataaataaataaataaatataaataaataaataaataaataggcatttGCTTGTTTCAGTCAGTATGGCTGTGAAAGATGAGCAGGTCCAGTTCTCAGATTCCCCTGAGCTGTGAGTCTTTGTAGTTGAGGGACTTGTCAGGAAAtaatctggggggtggggggctgcctggggggctcagttggctaagcggctggctcttggtttccacttgggtcatgattcagggttgtgagatcaagctctatgTACAGATCAGGtctcagtatggagcctgcttgggattctctctcctcctgtgcgCTCCCTGCCTCCTCATTCACACTCTCACATGTGCGCtcttcccctgctccccccacaaAAAAACTAAGAGTTTTACAGATTCCTGTAGCTTATCTGCATTGTTCACCATCAGGCCATTGCTGcacaggaaggaaaacaaaggtaGAAGGAAGATCTGAGTCCAACAGTGCAGGCTTTGTTACCCAGCCTGAATTCTTGAGGACTCATGTGGAAATGGGTTTCATTACTCCCCTGTATTTGCTGCCAAGGTGCTCACCTCGGCATTATAAGGGATATGGTAGGGTCAATATAAGTTtgccaaactttattttttgaaaccaaagaattttttttataattctgttaatGTCTTCTTGGTATAGTTAATAAATTGTCCATATTTAAACTAtcatttgatgagttttgacattcACGTAAACCCATAAAACCACCTTCACAGTCAACAATGTGCGTATGTCACTCCATATTCACTCATGCCCTttaattatctctttttctctgcccTCC
Protein-coding sequences here:
- the LOC112908837 gene encoding uncharacterized protein is translated as MAAAAPRAPAQGTVTFEDIAMYFSWEEWDLLDEAQRHLYQDVMLENLALITSLGCEHGAEDEKAPSEQSVSVEGISQVRIPKTGLLSQKANPYEVCGPILKDSFHLAEHWETQFSEKLYTSGTHGKRFYFSENLHHKKQHVRDQPFGSNISRASVVVKSCRLQVSGKPFICGEVGKDFLASSGFLQQPATHTGEKSNSGTECRMAFPKGKTQHHWGDCTEAFSHKHTFTHHQRVRPGERCYMCSECGKSFSHNSSLIKHQRVHTGERPYECGECGKSFSQSSNLFQHRRVHTGERPYECGECGKSFSQSYSLNNHRKVHTGERPFECGECGKSFSQRSNLIQHQRIHTGEKPYECSECGKSFNQSSALLQHHTIHTGERPYECNECGKSFTYNSSLLKHQKVHTGSKPYECSECRKSFSQNCSLVLHLRVHTGERPYECSKCGKSFSQSSALLKHHRVHTGERPYECSECGKSFRRSSNFSDHRRVHTGERPYKCNQCGKSFSKSSGLTRHQRIHTGLGIINVLNEKAISQRPYYLIDYHKIHMGKTT